Sequence from the Longimicrobium sp. genome:
GAGCGGAGCCGCGAGCTGCCGCCGCGCGCTCTCCAGGTTCCCCCGCGCCACGAACGCCACGCGGTGCGCGCGGGCGTAGAACTCCGCGGCGCGCACCCGGGGGCCGTCGGCCAGGTGCGTCCCGTCCAGGAGCGCCTGGCAGACGGCGACGAACGGGGTGCCGGACGACTCCAGCCACCCGCACACCTCGCCGACCTGGGGGAACGAGTACAGGCCCCCCTCGCTCAGCAGCACCGCGTCGGGACGGAAGCGCGGCAGCGCCCGGAACGGCCCCGCGGAGAGCGGCACCGGCAGCCGCGCCGGGCGGCGGAGCACCCGGCCGGCGAGCTCCTCGGCCAGGCGCCGGGCCGAGCGGCGGGCCCTCCGGTGCACCCGGGCGCCCCGCGCGGCCAAGGCGGCGAGCCGCGGCGGGATCCCGGGCCAGCGGGGGACGAAGACCGCGACCTGGTGGCCGTCGGCCAGGGCGGCCTCGGCCATGGCCGCCCAGAGCTCCTCGCTCCCTCCCCAGGGAGTGCCCGCCATGGTGGAGACGACGGCGATCCTCACGCCGCCCCCCCGCCCGGGCGGGCCCGGTCAGACGAGCAGGTCCCGGGCCGCACTGAGGAAGCCGCTGGCATAGCGGTGATAGCGGAGCGAGAAGAGCTCCCGGGCCACCCGCGGCACGCGCCGCGCGCGCGAGGACGGCAGCGCCGCCCGCGCCTGGAGGTTCCGCGTCCGCTCCTCCAGGCGGGCCAGGGCCGCGCCGGTCGGGTAGAGGTGGCCGCGCGCGAGCAGCCGCTCGCGCAGCGGCTCGGTGCTCCGCGCCAGCGCCAGGAAGTGCTCCGCCTGCGCGCGCCGGGCGTCGGCGATCCGCTCGGCGAGCGAGTCCCGGCTCTGCCCGGGCGGCGGCGCCCCCACCTGCTGCGCCGCGTGGCGCCGGTAGAGCATCAGCGGCTCGTCGATGAAGGCCAGCCGGGCCACCGCCGCGATCAGCGCCGCGATCCACCCGTCGTGGATCCACCGGGTGCCCGTCGGGATCGGGAGCACCAGGTCGCGGTAGCGCGCGCGGAAGGCCAGGGTGGCGCCGGTCACGAAGTTGTTGGAGCACAGCATCGCGAGCGCGCGGCCGCGCCGCACCCGCCGCTGCGCCGAGCGACCGAAGCACGGCTCCCAGAGCCGGTACCCCAGGGGCTTCAGCTCCTCGTCGACCACCAGCGCGTCGGTGAACACCAGCCCGGCTTCCGGGTCGGCCGCGAGCGCCGCCTCGCTCCGCGCCAGCTTCTCCGGGAGCCACACGTCGTCCTGGTCGGCCAGCGCGATCACCTCGCCCCGGCAGAGGCGGATCGCCTGCTCGAAGTTCCCGACCGTGCCCAGGTTGCGCTCGTTGACCGTGAGGCGCACCGGGAAGGGGGCGCCGGCCGCGAAGCCCCGCACGATCTCCGCGGTGCGGTCGGTCGAGGCGTCGTCGCACACCACCAGCTCGTCGGGCGGGCGCGTCTGCCCGGCGATGCTCTCCAGCTGCCGGGCCAGGTAGGCGGCGCCGTTGTACGTGCACATCGCCACCGAGAGCCGGACGTTCCCTGCGCCCATCACTCCACCCCCGCGGGCGCGCCCGGCCGGGCCGCGGCCGAGCGCAGCTCCGCCTCGATGCGGTCGATGGCGCGCTCCAGGCTCCACTCCTCGCGCACGTGGCGCTCCCCCTGCTCCCCCAGCCGGCGCGCCAGGCAGGGGTCGTCCAGGAGCCGGCGGACGGCCGCCGCGAGCGCCGCCGGCTCGCGCTCCACCAAGAGCCCGTTCACCCCGTCGCGGACCGTCTCGCGCACCCCCGCCTCGGCGGCCGCCACCACCGGCGCGCCGCAGGCGTTCGCCTCCAGCGGGGCGTACCCGAACGGCTCCAGGCGCGACGTGTAGAGGAGCAGCGCGGCCCGGTTCAGCGTCTCCACCAGCTCGGCCTCGGGCACCCGCATGCGCACCTCCAGGCGCACGCCGAGCTCTTCCGCCAGGCGCGCCGTCTCCTCGCGGTAGGCGCCGTCGCCGGAGTTGGCGATCCACACCAGCGGGGGCCGCGGCTCGGGGAGGAGCGCCAGCGCGCGCACCGCCAGGTCCACCCCCTTGATGCGGTCGAACGAGCCGAGCCCCGCCACGAAGCGGCCGCGCTCCAGCCCCAAATGGCGGAAGCGCTCCGTGTCGACGCCCAGGGGGCACACCCGGGCGTCCACCCCGTAGCTGCGCGCCACCGCCTCGCGGCTGTAGTACGAGTTCACCAGCAGCGCGGTGCACGCCCGCGCGTTCAGCCACTCCTCGCGGGCCATCGAGCGCAGCACCTGCCACTGCACCGCGTCGGCCAGGAAACGGCCGAGGCGCTTCTCCCGCACCACCCCCCCGCGCGCCGTCCCGATCCAGGGGAGCGGCGCCTCGCCCAGGAGCCCGGCCTCGTACAGGTAGCGGTTGGGCTCCTGCAGGTACACCACCGAGGGGACGCGGAGGTGGCGGACGAGGAACGGCATCCCGAAGAGCCGGCACGGGCCCGCCAGCAGCACGTCGAAGCCCCCGGCGTGGATCTCTTCGGCCGTGCGCCGGCAGGCGCGCTCCATGGCCGCCATCCGCCGCCGCAGGTCGGGCCAGCGCGCCGCCACGGCGCCCAGCGTCCCCGGGAGCCGGAACGGCCGGTGCTCCAGCGGCACCACGTGCTCGGGGACCAGCTCGCCGAGCGGGAGGTACTCCGGGTCGGCCGTGTCCAGCGTCCAGCCCTCCACCCGGTGCCCGCGCCGGACGAGCCCCCGCACGTGGTCGAAAAGCGCGCGCTTGCCGCCGCCGCTGGGCAGGTTGTGCCACACCGCGATGCGCATACGGATGGCCGCCTAGAGCCGGTCGATGCCGGCGGCGCGCGCGCCGGCCGGCTTCCACGCCGCGGCCTGGCGGATGGAACCGGTGCCGCCGGTGGCGGGAAGCGCGGCTCCGCGCGCCCCGCGCCCGCCCGTGCGCCCGGGCCGGCTCACGCGGCGCACGGGCTCGCGAGGGCCGCCGCGGGGGCCTTGCGGACGATCAGCCCGATCGAGGTGGAGACGAACCCCTCCAGCAGGAGCTTGAGGTGCGGCTCCAGGCGGTAGGGGGGCACGTCCACCACGTAGTCCATCGCGCAGGCTCCCTCGGTGAAGTCCAGGGTGATCTCGTGCCCCGCGGCCACGAGCCGTTCGCCGATCCGCTCCACGTCGCGGCGGCGGAAGATCACCGACGGCCCGCGCTCCACCGTGAAGCGGTTGGAGGCCGCGTTGTACTCCGTGGTGTGCACCGCCACCCCGCCCGGCCGCAGGCACTCCATGGCGCGGTGGACGAACGCCTCCCCCGCCGCCAGCGAGCCCAGGTGCTCCAGCGAGCACGACGACCAGACGAAGTCGAAGCCCCGCAGGTCGTCGGGGATCGCGTTCATGTCGACCACGCGGAAGGAGACCCGCTCCGCGAACTCGTCCGGCGGGCAGAGCCCCCGCTCGTTGAGCACCGCGAGCGTGGCCGCGTGCTGCCCCGTGTCCACCCATCCCGCCCGGCGGGCGGAGGCCTCGTCCAGGTCGGTGGCCACGATCTCGCACCCGAACGACGCGAAGAGCGCCGGGAGCGGCTCGCGCCCCACCGCGAAGCCGAGCCCGCGGGCGCCCGGCCGCAGCAGCCCCCGCTCGAAGAGCGCCTGGGCGATGTAGCAGAACTCCCACGTCTTGCGGTGGCTGCGCGGGGGCTCCTTCATCCGCGCCGCCCAGGCCCGGAACGCCTCCGACTCCAGCTGCGCCTGGCGGCAGACCGACGAGACCAGCGGGCCGGCCGGGAGCGGCGGGTCGGCGGCCCCGGCGAGCCGG
This genomic interval carries:
- a CDS encoding glycosyltransferase family 2 protein, which encodes MGAGNVRLSVAMCTYNGAAYLARQLESIAGQTRPPDELVVCDDASTDRTAEIVRGFAAGAPFPVRLTVNERNLGTVGNFEQAIRLCRGEVIALADQDDVWLPEKLARSEAALAADPEAGLVFTDALVVDEELKPLGYRLWEPCFGRSAQRRVRRGRALAMLCSNNFVTGATLAFRARYRDLVLPIPTGTRWIHDGWIAALIAAVARLAFIDEPLMLYRRHAAQQVGAPPPGQSRDSLAERIADARRAQAEHFLALARSTEPLRERLLARGHLYPTGAALARLEERTRNLQARAALPSSRARRVPRVARELFSLRYHRYASGFLSAARDLLV
- a CDS encoding glycosyltransferase family 4 protein, with product MRIAVWHNLPSGGGKRALFDHVRGLVRRGHRVEGWTLDTADPEYLPLGELVPEHVVPLEHRPFRLPGTLGAVAARWPDLRRRMAAMERACRRTAEEIHAGGFDVLLAGPCRLFGMPFLVRHLRVPSVVYLQEPNRYLYEAGLLGEAPLPWIGTARGGVVREKRLGRFLADAVQWQVLRSMAREEWLNARACTALLVNSYYSREAVARSYGVDARVCPLGVDTERFRHLGLERGRFVAGLGSFDRIKGVDLAVRALALLPEPRPPLVWIANSGDGAYREETARLAEELGVRLEVRMRVPEAELVETLNRAALLLYTSRLEPFGYAPLEANACGAPVVAAAEAGVRETVRDGVNGLLVEREPAALAAAVRRLLDDPCLARRLGEQGERHVREEWSLERAIDRIEAELRSAAARPGAPAGVE
- a CDS encoding class I SAM-dependent methyltransferase; amino-acid sequence: MNWKRIPAALARRARRAGAAAVPAAATGLYRLRRAAGRLAGAADPPLPAGPLVSSVCRQAQLESEAFRAWAARMKEPPRSHRKTWEFCYIAQALFERGLLRPGARGLGFAVGREPLPALFASFGCEIVATDLDEASARRAGWVDTGQHAATLAVLNERGLCPPDEFAERVSFRVVDMNAIPDDLRGFDFVWSSCSLEHLGSLAAGEAFVHRAMECLRPGGVAVHTTEYNAASNRFTVERGPSVIFRRRDVERIGERLVAAGHEITLDFTEGACAMDYVVDVPPYRLEPHLKLLLEGFVSTSIGLIVRKAPAAALASPCAA